GGGAGTAGCACAATTCCAGCTCCTAGCAGTAGCACTCCTAGGTTGACCGACTTTGACAACCGAGAAATGCTTTGATGTAAATATTTTTTAGGCATTCTTATAGGCATTTTTACCGATTTCACCTATGCTTGTAGCATCAGTGATATTCTCCCTTTTGGGGAATATTTAACTGGAAGCTGTAACGATACCATAGGGATTTGTTAAGTTAAGTTTAATCATAATTTGACTCTGAACCTTAAGTGACAGGGTTAAATGCTCTCGTACCAGTTGATTTACATAAACAGGAGTGAACCGACTATGCAGCAGCTTGCTGCCACCTCCGAATTGGATTTCCACAGCGACACCTACAAGGATGCCTATAGTCGTATCAACGCGATTGTAATTGAAGGGGAACAAGAAGCCCATGAAAATTACATCCGCCTAGCTGAACTACTGCCGGAACACAAGGATGACCTGATTCGCTTATCCAAAATGGAGAGTCGCCACAAGAAAGGGTTTGAAGCCTGTGGTCGTAACCTTCAGGTCACACCGGATATGCAATTCGCACGAGAGTTCTTTGCCGAATTACACCAGAATTTCCAACATGCAGCTGCTGAAGGGCAGGTGACCACTTGCTTGCTGATTCAGTCGCTGATTATAGAATGCTTTGCGATCGCTGCTTACAACATTTACATTCCTGTCGCTGATGACTTTGCTAGGAAAATTACTGAAGGCGTAGTCAAAGACGAATACAGTCATCTCAACTTTGGCGAAGTCTGGCTGAAAGACCACTTTAAAGAAGTTAAAGACGAACTAGAGCAAGCCAATCGCCAGAATCTCCCGATAGTCTGGAAGATGCTCAATCAAGTGGAGGAAGATGCCCGCACCCTGGCAATGGAAAAAGAAGCTTTGGTTGAAGACTTCATGATCCAGTACGGCGAAGCCCTTAGCAATATCGGCTTCAGCCCCCGCGATCTTATGCGTCTGTCAGCTTACGGACTGACAGCTGCCTGAACAAGGAGTGTGAGGGGCGAGGGCGAGGGAGCAACCCCTCCTCGAAGCCCCTAGTTTGGTCAGACAAAAATTCAAACCCGAAAGCAGTATCATCAAGCACAAACAAGCCGATCGGTCAGCCACTGTGACGATCAGTAAATTTATGTAGTATTTTTAAGGGAAAGTCACTGTAATTTTTACCTCTTAACTTCATTCCGACCGGAACTACAGGTTTAAAAAGCAATTCATGTTTGGTCTAATCGGTCACCTAAACAGTTTGGAACATGCACAAGCGGTAGCTAAAGCGTTAGGCTACCCGGAATACGCCGATCAGGGTCTAGATTTTTGGTGCAGCGCTCCACCTCAAATCGTTGATACTATTACCGTCACTAGCATTACTGGGCAAAAAATTGAAGGTCGGTATGTAGAATCTTGCTTTCTGCCAGAAATGCTAGCTACGCGTCGGATTAAGGCAGCAACGCGCAAAATCCTCAACGCGATGGCTCATGCTCAAAAGCAGGGCATCAATATCACAGCTTTAGGCG
This window of the Chroococcidiopsis sp. CCMEE 29 genome carries:
- a CDS encoding aldehyde oxygenase (deformylating) gives rise to the protein MQQLAATSELDFHSDTYKDAYSRINAIVIEGEQEAHENYIRLAELLPEHKDDLIRLSKMESRHKKGFEACGRNLQVTPDMQFAREFFAELHQNFQHAAAEGQVTTCLLIQSLIIECFAIAAYNIYIPVADDFARKITEGVVKDEYSHLNFGEVWLKDHFKEVKDELEQANRQNLPIVWKMLNQVEEDARTLAMEKEALVEDFMIQYGEALSNIGFSPRDLMRLSAYGLTAA